Proteins from a single region of Cyanobacterium stanieri LEGE 03274:
- a CDS encoding YgfZ/GcvT domain-containing protein → MTSLQDLQKAQGAIFLPSHNTPSSFNNNSMVFNQELDIVALCDRTDVGIIKVSGEDRLSFIHNQTTNKIQSLKSGEGAMSVFVNSTGRTIDLVTVIVQEEELLILTSPQQNKPLMEWMDRYIFPFDKVKLEDLTGKYAIFNLMGEKSPEILAQWVTESQLNAPEYHHFPMNIDNVKSTLVVGSGLKIKGYTLIIPQEKASTVWEKITSKNVTPIGNQEYETLRILQGKPTPNHELTTDYNPLEAGLWDTISFDKGCYIGQETIARLNTYKGVKQRLWGIKFPSSVDLSENDVITLDGQKIGTITSHCDTSEGIFTLGYIRTKAGGEGLKVTVNDVEGEVVSLPFVHHPEG, encoded by the coding sequence ATGACAAGTTTACAGGATTTGCAAAAAGCTCAAGGGGCAATTTTTTTGCCTTCCCACAATACCCCCTCTAGTTTTAATAATAATTCCATGGTTTTCAATCAAGAATTGGATATAGTGGCACTTTGCGATCGCACCGATGTTGGTATAATTAAAGTATCAGGGGAAGATCGACTTTCATTTATTCATAATCAAACCACAAATAAGATTCAATCCCTAAAAAGTGGAGAAGGGGCGATGAGTGTTTTTGTCAATTCTACAGGTAGAACTATAGATTTAGTAACAGTTATAGTACAAGAAGAAGAATTATTAATATTAACATCACCGCAACAAAATAAACCTTTAATGGAGTGGATGGATAGATATATTTTTCCCTTCGATAAGGTAAAATTAGAAGACTTAACTGGTAAATATGCCATTTTTAACCTCATGGGGGAAAAAAGCCCCGAAATTTTGGCACAATGGGTAACAGAATCTCAACTTAACGCCCCAGAATACCATCATTTTCCAATGAATATAGATAATGTTAAATCAACATTGGTTGTGGGTAGTGGTTTAAAAATCAAAGGCTATACCCTCATCATTCCCCAAGAAAAAGCCTCCACTGTCTGGGAAAAAATAACCAGTAAAAATGTTACCCCCATTGGTAATCAAGAGTATGAAACCTTGAGAATTTTACAGGGAAAACCCACCCCTAACCATGAATTAACCACGGATTATAATCCCCTAGAAGCTGGGTTATGGGATACTATTTCTTTCGATAAAGGTTGTTATATTGGGCAAGAAACCATTGCTAGGCTAAATACCTATAAAGGAGTTAAACAAAGATTATGGGGCATCAAATTTCCTTCTTCCGTAGATTTGAGCGAAAATGATGTCATAACCTTAGATGGACAAAAAATAGGTACTATCACTAGCCATTGTGATACCTCGGAAGGAATATTTACCCTGGGTTATATTCGCACCAAGGCAGGGGGTGAGGGTTTAAAAGTTACGGTGAATGATGTGGAAGGGGAAGTAGTATCGTTACCCTTTGTACATCATCCAGAGGGATAA